In one window of Catellicoccus marimammalium M35/04/3 DNA:
- a CDS encoding linear amide C-N hydrolase yields MKQEIMDAGCSSFAWETKDHSHLWGRNFDYNTIAQGSGILYVPKGKEFYLQGCSFTHTEKGKATTEHALVGMGSLSMGSTPLIYDGINDAGLSGGELNYRTFAKYEETAKEGTRGVQPMFLLFTALAHCATVDEVMHYLKEEVTIINEKIFGTLAELHWIFSDAKGDTLIVESDATGLNFYKNHSGVLTNSPDYAWHEKNLLNYVTLTPQDTDEVPFTGNPYTACFSGTGMRGVPGDWSSISRFVRLSLLKQHALPGENEEQGVQRMFRCFEEVAFPLGLVRLCGNENNIDEKYIDTSADDNTLDYDYSVYTCITCAESKRYYWTTYDNQMIQYVDLNQLLDYDDYLFFELDQKQPMLEIKPNTAQKITNHQ; encoded by the coding sequence ATGAAACAAGAAATAATGGATGCTGGTTGTAGTAGTTTTGCTTGGGAGACCAAAGACCATTCTCATTTATGGGGTCGTAATTTTGATTACAATACGATTGCTCAAGGTTCTGGCATTTTATACGTCCCAAAAGGAAAAGAGTTTTATTTACAAGGTTGTAGTTTTACTCATACAGAAAAAGGAAAAGCGACTACTGAACACGCATTAGTAGGAATGGGTTCTTTATCTATGGGTTCTACTCCTTTAATTTATGATGGAATTAATGATGCTGGACTAAGCGGTGGCGAATTGAATTATCGTACTTTTGCCAAATATGAAGAAACAGCTAAGGAAGGAACTCGTGGCGTTCAACCTATGTTTTTACTATTCACTGCCTTAGCTCACTGTGCTACAGTAGATGAAGTGATGCATTACTTAAAAGAAGAAGTAACCATCATTAATGAAAAGATTTTTGGTACTCTCGCAGAGTTACATTGGATTTTTAGTGATGCCAAAGGAGATACATTGATTGTTGAAAGTGATGCGACTGGTTTGAATTTCTATAAGAATCATTCAGGAGTGCTAACCAATAGTCCAGATTATGCTTGGCATGAAAAAAATCTCTTAAATTACGTTACATTAACTCCTCAAGATACAGATGAAGTACCTTTCACAGGAAATCCATATACCGCTTGTTTTTCAGGAACGGGTATGAGAGGAGTTCCTGGAGATTGGAGCTCGATTTCTCGCTTTGTGCGTTTGAGTTTATTAAAACAACATGCACTTCCTGGAGAAAACGAAGAACAAGGAGTACAACGAATGTTCCGTTGTTTTGAAGAAGTAGCTTTCCCACTAGGTTTAGTTCGTCTATGCGGAAATGAAAATAATATCGATGAAAAGTACATTGATACTTCTGCAGATGACAATACACTAGATTATGATTACTCTGTCTATACTTGTATTACTTGCGCAGAATCTAAACGCTACTATTGGACAACCTATGATAATCAAATGATTCAATACGTTGATTTAAATCAATTGTTAGATTATGACGATTATTTATTCTTTGAATTAGATCAAAAACAACCTATGCTTGAAATTAAACCAAATACAGCACAAAAAATAACAAATCATCAATAA
- a CDS encoding MalY/PatB family protein, with the protein MNEQKYDYNTMINRTKTGSVKWDEMKEWNPNVPQEVYPFSVADSDLRLAPEIIEGLQEFITNDLSLGYTHADEAYTSAVQNWMTKHHNFTPKAEWIVQTPGVVPAINFAIRALTREGDGIVIMPPVYYPFYDTIKHAKRHITESPLINQGTHYEIDFEHLEHKLKQPQNTMLVLCSPHNPVGRVWTREELEKIAELCIRYDVYLVSDEIHSDLILPGHKHTVMATISKEIEQQVVVCTAASKTFNIAGQCVSNIIIPNKEMRERFIAEKESYGIKTVSALGLATTKIAYERAGGWLDGFLELVVENHRVIKEFFAQNYPEVKVFDLEGTYLQWIDMRALGFGVSELEEFLNQEALDFFDQGYIFGPSGEGFERINLAASTESIRQMLDRFKEAMEQYQYQSQR; encoded by the coding sequence ATGAACGAACAAAAATATGATTACAACACAATGATTAATCGTACAAAAACTGGGTCTGTCAAATGGGATGAAATGAAAGAATGGAACCCAAATGTACCACAAGAAGTTTATCCTTTCTCTGTCGCAGACTCTGATTTACGTTTAGCTCCAGAAATTATCGAAGGATTACAAGAATTTATCACTAATGACCTTTCTTTAGGTTATACACATGCAGATGAAGCTTATACCTCTGCTGTTCAAAATTGGATGACAAAGCATCACAATTTCACGCCAAAAGCAGAATGGATTGTACAAACTCCAGGAGTAGTTCCTGCCATTAACTTTGCGATTCGTGCGTTAACACGTGAAGGGGATGGTATTGTAATTATGCCTCCTGTATATTATCCATTTTATGATACAATTAAACACGCCAAACGTCATATTACAGAAAGTCCTTTAATTAACCAAGGAACTCATTACGAAATTGATTTTGAACATTTAGAACATAAATTAAAACAACCACAAAATACAATGCTTGTTTTATGTAGTCCTCATAATCCTGTAGGTCGTGTTTGGACAAGAGAAGAACTAGAAAAAATTGCGGAATTATGTATTCGCTATGATGTTTATCTTGTTTCTGATGAAATTCACTCTGATTTGATTTTACCAGGACATAAACATACAGTAATGGCTACTATTTCTAAAGAAATTGAACAACAAGTAGTCGTTTGTACTGCAGCAAGTAAAACTTTTAATATCGCTGGACAATGCGTTTCTAATATTATTATTCCAAATAAAGAAATGCGTGAACGCTTTATTGCTGAAAAAGAAAGTTACGGAATTAAAACCGTTAGTGCTTTAGGATTAGCAACAACAAAAATTGCCTATGAACGTGCAGGTGGTTGGCTTGATGGATTTTTAGAATTAGTCGTGGAAAATCATCGCGTAATTAAAGAATTTTTCGCACAAAACTATCCAGAAGTAAAAGTCTTTGATCTAGAAGGAACTTACTTACAATGGATTGATATGCGTGCTTTAGGTTTTGGAGTTTCTGAATTAGAAGAATTCTTAAATCAAGAAGCATTAGATTTCTTTGACCAAGGATATATCTTTGGCCCTTCTGGAGAAGGATTTGAACGTATCAACTTAGCTGCCTCAACAGAAAGCATTCGCCAAATGTTAGATCGCTTCAAAGAAGCTATGGAACAATATCAATATCAATCTCAACGTTAA
- a CDS encoding YfhO family protein: MKKIKKAHLYWMTFSFSIIFILGIMFVYHIYPLGKDFFFPGDLASQYMPFIQEFKQLIQDPTQWLYSFHNGLGSGMLSLISYYIASPLNFLLLFLKENQLLGGVLFLIALKLILASLTMSYYLITQKKMQSFSTPLLSICYSFCGFSALYFYNTLWMDVLIWLPLIIAGLERYITENKKGLYQWSLFFLLLSNYYMAWMVCLFIFFYFFYYRMKTTHQSLKEVIIKDYRLFFSFLFHSVLLVLLLSWLYLPTIVSMLSTGKGNFEFQSLIEPLTQTKWYGWAGFGFGMSNYEMRLSHIPSFYFGLLPLALSLTSLFTRHQTRKLDIGFFFLLLACVVLTPLAMVFQLFQETAGFPFRSTYLIVFFLIGILCEGIQDQRLEKRKVQFTLLAMAVFFSGLYLFRDHLDATQPYLAQGLISSVILCGIWFLLCSLSLRSLFFVFIFGSLIEVWGQSVMTLQDIPMVTQKDMQTFCRTYQKALPKENDYLTRIDNTWVDEKKFGLELTGYNNGMWFNYRGTSAYTSTLSTENLQLAKSLGLYSWNERRISYFGSTPLTDTLLAVNHRLVQKGQAITTQRLKNDNGAFVLTKDISLNKKDAITNQNQIATALFQASVFDAVTIQKQKITDSSNQTEIQAQKDGLLYIELPPIAVSESRQYHVFRNGKEIPLPLEICNTTLIPCGNIRQGEKIQIRIDSKENTHLKEVKFATFNVNRWKQKIDSVPKQKVKINHLTLTTSLQGRKKGEIALLSVLYDKDWQATINGKKVIPKESELGLMELPLEKGKNEITLHYVPKLFYFGVILSSFAVVIEGICLYYNKKNKHRD; the protein is encoded by the coding sequence ATGAAAAAAATAAAAAAAGCACATCTTTATTGGATGACATTCAGTTTTTCTATAATCTTTATTTTAGGGATTATGTTTGTTTATCATATCTATCCTTTAGGAAAAGACTTCTTTTTTCCAGGAGATTTAGCATCACAATATATGCCATTTATTCAAGAATTTAAACAGTTGATTCAAGATCCAACACAATGGCTTTACTCTTTCCATAATGGTCTTGGTAGTGGTATGTTATCTTTAATTAGTTACTATATCGCTAGTCCCTTGAATTTTCTTTTACTCTTTTTAAAAGAAAATCAACTTCTTGGAGGAGTACTCTTTTTAATTGCCTTAAAACTTATATTAGCAAGTTTAACGATGAGCTATTATCTAATTACACAAAAAAAGATGCAGTCCTTTTCTACTCCACTATTAAGTATTTGTTATAGTTTTTGTGGTTTCTCAGCTCTTTATTTTTACAATACCTTATGGATGGATGTTTTAATCTGGCTTCCTTTAATTATTGCAGGTTTAGAACGATATATTACCGAAAATAAAAAAGGTCTTTATCAATGGAGTTTATTTTTCTTACTCTTATCCAATTACTATATGGCTTGGATGGTTTGTTTATTTATCTTTTTCTATTTTTTCTATTATCGCATGAAGACAACGCATCAATCGTTAAAAGAGGTCATAATAAAAGATTACCGTCTATTTTTCTCTTTCCTTTTCCATTCCGTTCTTTTAGTCTTACTACTTAGTTGGCTTTACTTACCAACGATTGTTAGTATGTTATCCACAGGAAAAGGAAACTTTGAATTTCAATCTTTAATTGAGCCTTTGACACAGACAAAATGGTATGGTTGGGCTGGCTTTGGTTTTGGAATGAGTAATTACGAGATGCGTCTTTCTCATATCCCAAGTTTCTATTTTGGATTACTTCCATTAGCCTTATCTTTAACCAGCCTGTTTACTCGTCATCAAACAAGAAAACTAGATATTGGATTTTTCTTTTTATTGCTTGCTTGTGTGGTATTGACACCTTTGGCAATGGTTTTCCAATTGTTTCAAGAAACCGCGGGATTCCCATTTCGCTCCACTTATCTTATCGTTTTCTTTCTCATTGGAATCTTATGCGAAGGAATTCAAGATCAACGATTAGAAAAAAGAAAGGTTCAATTCACGCTTTTAGCAATGGCTGTCTTTTTTAGTGGATTATATCTTTTTAGAGATCACTTAGATGCAACGCAGCCTTATTTAGCTCAAGGACTCATTTCTTCTGTAATTCTATGTGGAATTTGGTTCCTTTTATGTTCGTTATCTCTTCGCTCTCTATTCTTTGTCTTTATTTTTGGTTCTTTAATAGAAGTATGGGGGCAATCTGTGATGACTTTACAAGATATTCCAATGGTCACACAAAAAGATATGCAAACCTTTTGTCGTACTTATCAAAAAGCTTTACCAAAAGAAAATGATTACTTAACAAGAATAGATAATACATGGGTGGATGAAAAAAAATTCGGATTAGAATTAACTGGATATAATAATGGAATGTGGTTTAACTATCGAGGAACGAGTGCTTATACGTCTACGCTTTCTACAGAAAACCTACAACTAGCAAAAAGCTTAGGTCTTTATAGTTGGAATGAGCGAAGAATCAGTTACTTTGGTTCCACTCCACTCACTGATACTTTATTAGCAGTAAATCACCGTTTAGTACAAAAAGGACAAGCGATTACCACTCAAAGATTAAAAAATGACAATGGGGCTTTTGTCTTAACAAAAGACATTTCTTTAAACAAAAAGGATGCAATTACCAACCAAAATCAAATCGCAACGGCACTTTTCCAAGCTTCAGTATTTGATGCGGTAACCATTCAAAAACAAAAAATCACTGATTCTAGTAATCAAACAGAGATTCAAGCACAAAAAGATGGTCTTCTTTATATCGAATTACCACCGATTGCTGTGAGTGAATCTCGCCAATATCATGTTTTTAGAAATGGAAAAGAGATACCTTTACCACTTGAGATTTGTAATACTACACTCATCCCTTGTGGAAACATTCGACAAGGAGAAAAAATACAAATTAGAATTGATTCTAAAGAAAATACACATCTAAAAGAAGTTAAATTTGCGACTTTTAATGTAAATCGCTGGAAACAAAAGATAGATTCGGTCCCAAAACAAAAAGTGAAAATCAATCACTTAACATTAACTACCTCTTTACAAGGAAGAAAAAAAGGAGAAATTGCTTTACTTTCTGTTCTTTATGATAAAGATTGGCAAGCCACTATCAATGGGAAAAAAGTAATCCCAAAAGAATCAGAACTTGGACTGATGGAACTTCCTTTAGAAAAAGGAAAAAATGAGATTACATTACATTACGTACCTAAACTCTTTTATTTTGGTGTGATTCTTTCTTCTTTTGCTGTAGTGATTGAAGGTATTTGTCTTTACTATAATAAAAAAAATAAGCATCGCGATTAA
- a CDS encoding peptidylprolyl isomerase: protein MKKAWIIAALCSTMLLTGCGSDKENTKQATNSTEKSEQKAEKSTDREQKIKDLNKMDLPQLDKNPRKDEYVVEIKTTEGNIKARLFPKLAPKAVENFVSLAKGGYYDGLTFHRVINNFMIQTGDPKGDGTGGESKWKKPFDDELNENLYNLRGAIAMANSGPDTNGSQFFINQNKEDKSDGLLIDEYPQKIIDAYKKGGNPDLDYCNKSMPNDYTVFGQVISGMNVVDKIAATPTDSNDKPKQTIKIRSISILQTPKKEK, encoded by the coding sequence ATGAAAAAAGCATGGATCATTGCGGCATTATGTAGCACGATGTTACTTACTGGTTGTGGATCAGATAAAGAAAACACAAAACAAGCTACAAATTCCACAGAAAAATCAGAACAAAAGGCAGAAAAAAGTACAGATCGTGAACAAAAAATTAAAGATTTAAATAAAATGGATTTACCACAATTAGATAAAAACCCAAGAAAAGATGAATATGTGGTAGAAATTAAAACAACCGAAGGAAATATCAAAGCTAGATTATTCCCTAAGTTAGCACCTAAAGCAGTAGAAAATTTTGTTTCTCTAGCAAAAGGAGGATATTATGATGGATTAACCTTCCATCGCGTCATTAATAATTTTATGATTCAAACAGGAGATCCTAAAGGCGATGGTACAGGAGGAGAAAGTAAATGGAAGAAACCATTTGATGATGAATTGAATGAAAACCTATATAATCTTCGTGGAGCAATCGCGATGGCAAATTCAGGTCCAGATACCAATGGAAGTCAATTTTTCATCAATCAAAATAAAGAAGATAAAAGTGATGGCTTATTAATTGATGAATATCCACAAAAGATTATTGATGCTTATAAAAAAGGAGGAAATCCTGATCTAGACTATTGTAATAAAAGTATGCCTAATGACTATACAGTGTTTGGACAAGTAATCTCTGGTATGAATGTGGTCGATAAAATTGCAGCAACCCCTACAGATAGTAATGATAAACCAAAACAAACGATTAAAATTCGTTCCATTTCTATTCTACAAACACCTAAAAAAGAGAAATAA
- a CDS encoding HD domain-containing protein — protein sequence MDALIQYVKQCFKEEYTGHDFFHAQRVVSLAEKIYEKEVSFPKEEELRLIKAIGYLHDVVDEKLTSKRKERYQEINSLLEQEGFSPKEQEEILYVIEHLSFSKNQKERASLSLLGQIVQDADRLDAIGAIGIARAFAFGGRKDQALYDERVPLIKKIPEKRSSSTLHHFYEKLFFIENQMNTKIGQAIAKERTQYLKKFIEEFLKEWQQKN from the coding sequence ATGGATGCACTGATTCAATATGTCAAACAATGCTTCAAAGAAGAATATACGGGTCATGATTTTTTTCATGCGCAACGAGTAGTTTCTTTAGCTGAAAAAATATATGAAAAAGAAGTATCTTTTCCTAAAGAAGAAGAATTACGTTTGATAAAAGCAATCGGATACTTACATGATGTAGTGGATGAAAAATTGACGAGCAAACGAAAAGAACGTTATCAAGAAATAAACTCTCTTTTAGAACAAGAGGGATTTTCACCAAAAGAGCAAGAAGAAATTCTTTATGTTATTGAGCATCTTTCTTTTTCTAAAAATCAAAAGGAACGTGCTTCTTTAAGTTTATTAGGTCAAATTGTCCAGGATGCGGATCGTTTAGATGCAATAGGGGCAATCGGTATTGCTCGTGCTTTTGCGTTTGGTGGAAGAAAAGATCAAGCTTTATATGATGAACGAGTCCCTCTGATTAAAAAAATCCCTGAAAAACGTTCTTCTTCAACCTTACATCATTTCTATGAAAAATTATTTTTTATTGAAAATCAAATGAATACCAAAATCGGTCAAGCAATTGCTAAAGAACGGACACAATATCTTAAAAAATTTATTGAAGAATTTTTAAAAGAATGGCAACAAAAAAACTAG
- a CDS encoding LD-carboxypeptidase has product MKDKIAVISLSKGILGESYCQFQKELAENRIQELGFSIYYPTHVLEGAEELAEHPEKRAEDLIECYKEKDVKWIFSVIGGEDGYKVIPYLYQQKEFFQNQKNNPKPFIGFSDSTTHHLFFYRLGIPTYYGMSILNDLAEEKENLLSYSKSQLVNVLQQQSLLKLSSSPYWYEERKDFSPQGIKQARVQHKECFGYEWLGKSSMQDFSGALWGGCIETLSRLIEKREEYPDLKDLLMIKEKEILLFLEPSEVKSKPTKMITMVKEILFEVQQQGVTICGILFGKPQDECFYEEYKKELQKEIYSLPILYNVNFGHAYPHSLLPYGAKATFHAKEKEIIIEQKIEE; this is encoded by the coding sequence ATGAAAGATAAAATTGCAGTAATCTCTTTATCTAAAGGAATTTTAGGGGAATCTTATTGTCAATTTCAAAAAGAACTAGCAGAAAATAGAATTCAAGAATTAGGATTTTCTATTTATTATCCTACCCATGTGCTAGAGGGAGCAGAGGAACTGGCAGAACACCCAGAAAAAAGGGCAGAAGATTTAATAGAATGTTATAAAGAAAAAGATGTAAAGTGGATTTTCAGTGTAATTGGAGGAGAAGACGGATATAAAGTTATCCCCTATTTATACCAACAAAAAGAATTTTTTCAAAATCAGAAAAATAATCCAAAACCGTTCATTGGTTTTTCAGACTCTACTACTCATCATCTTTTTTTCTATCGTTTAGGGATTCCAACTTATTATGGGATGTCTATTTTAAATGATTTAGCTGAAGAAAAAGAAAATCTTTTATCCTATTCCAAATCACAATTAGTAAACGTCTTACAGCAGCAATCTTTACTAAAATTATCTTCTAGTCCTTATTGGTATGAAGAACGAAAAGATTTTTCTCCTCAAGGAATTAAACAAGCACGGGTTCAACACAAAGAATGCTTTGGCTATGAATGGTTAGGAAAGAGCTCTATGCAAGATTTTTCTGGTGCACTTTGGGGTGGATGTATCGAAACATTATCTCGTCTAATTGAAAAACGAGAAGAATACCCAGACCTAAAGGATCTTTTAATGATTAAAGAAAAAGAGATTCTCTTATTTTTAGAACCTTCAGAAGTGAAATCAAAACCAACAAAAATGATTACAATGGTCAAAGAAATCCTTTTTGAAGTTCAACAGCAAGGAGTCACCATTTGCGGTATCTTATTTGGTAAACCACAAGACGAATGTTTTTATGAAGAATATAAAAAAGAATTACAAAAAGAAATTTATTCTCTTCCTATTCTTTATAATGTAAACTTTGGACACGCGTATCCTCATAGCTTACTTCCTTATGGAGCAAAAGCAACTTTCCATGCCAAAGAAAAAGAAATTATTATTGAACAAAAAATAGAGGAGTAA
- a CDS encoding DUF871 domain-containing protein encodes MGRIGISIYPEKSTPEKDIAYLELAKKYGFTRVFTSLLQIKENKEEVLHQFKTVIQKAKELGFDVMVDINPDLFAQLGISYDDLSFFSELGADGIRLDLGFTGQEEAKMTRNPYGLKIEINMSQGTNYVDNIMSYSPKAENLYGSHNFYPHRYSGLSEEHFNYCTEKFNKYRLNTMAFVNAPSGTFGPWETSDGLCTLEEHRDLPLATQVKHYCLMGTIQDITIGNAYASEEDLKAMSEVFFAPMPTLLVECKEETTSLEKEVLFNNLHSYRGDRSEYLLRSTQTRVKYKDQDFPPHTTENMKRGDVLIDNEGYGQYKGETQIALKEMHNDGRVNVVGRIVPHEIFLLSYLQPWSSFQLKEFR; translated from the coding sequence ATGGGACGTATTGGTATATCCATTTATCCAGAAAAATCTACACCAGAGAAGGATATTGCTTATTTAGAATTAGCAAAAAAATATGGATTCACTCGTGTGTTTACGAGTTTATTACAAATTAAAGAAAATAAAGAAGAAGTTTTACATCAATTTAAAACAGTAATCCAAAAAGCAAAAGAATTAGGGTTTGACGTAATGGTAGATATCAATCCAGATTTATTTGCACAATTAGGAATTTCCTATGATGATTTAAGTTTTTTTTCTGAACTAGGAGCGGATGGTATTCGGTTAGACTTAGGATTTACAGGTCAAGAAGAAGCAAAGATGACACGAAATCCTTATGGGTTAAAAATCGAAATTAATATGAGTCAAGGAACGAATTATGTAGATAATATTATGAGTTATTCTCCAAAAGCAGAAAATTTATATGGCTCACACAATTTTTATCCCCATCGTTATTCAGGATTAAGCGAAGAACATTTTAATTATTGTACTGAAAAATTCAATAAGTATCGTTTAAATACTATGGCTTTTGTAAATGCTCCTAGTGGAACGTTTGGACCTTGGGAAACTTCAGATGGTTTATGTACACTGGAAGAACATCGTGATTTACCATTAGCAACTCAAGTGAAACACTATTGTTTGATGGGAACTATCCAAGATATTACGATTGGAAATGCTTATGCTTCTGAAGAAGATTTAAAAGCAATGTCGGAAGTATTTTTTGCTCCAATGCCAACTTTACTTGTCGAGTGTAAGGAAGAAACAACATCATTAGAAAAAGAAGTTTTATTTAATAATTTACATAGTTATCGTGGAGATCGTAGTGAGTATTTATTACGTTCTACACAAACACGAGTAAAATATAAAGATCAAGATTTCCCTCCACATACTACAGAGAATATGAAACGAGGCGATGTTTTGATTGATAATGAAGGATATGGACAATATAAAGGAGAAACACAAATTGCATTAAAAGAAATGCATAATGATGGCCGTGTCAACGTTGTAGGAAGAATTGTTCCTCATGAGATTTTCTTGTTATCTTATTTACAGCCTTGGTCCTCCTTCCAATTGAAAGAATTCCGTTAA
- the uidA gene encoding beta-glucuronidase codes for MKSLLYPQVNCCRKKESLDGLWYFSFDPKKEYASVIKGKEIPKDTWMPVPGSFSDVFMTAEEKNYVGDFWYEREFVVHDFSKEESVFLRFDSATHRAKIYLDGECIGEHEGGFLPFELDITDRVQPGHTYRLSVQLNNELHGDTLPAGMTIEHEDGRKEVKPFFDFFNYSGLQRSVSLLYMPKERIIDFSTSTELRDGIAILHYEMIMNTTNESLSFQAQLYDKKGKNVGSCPQKEGTIEVQSPHLWEVGQGYLYTLVLEVKKEETLIDTYAQKIGLRTFEIKGDTFYLNQHSIYLQGFGKHEDFYLTGRSYQPLVWKKDFEAMKWMGANCFRTSHYPYAEEVYQMADEEGILIIDEVPAVGFTGATMNVLGGHQTTSFFAGKPKLKERHKEAIADMIQRDKNHPSVIAWSLMNEPESTTKEAKEYFTDLFSFARTKDPEHRPCTFTMIMTESYQNSQCYDLCDFISLNRYYGWYIDSGDLKKGMEDLKAELKGWEQAYPHHPIIFTEFGADTLQGNSDVTGGMWSEQYQIQLLKAYTEVFDKTPFVQGELLWNFADFATDPSILRAKGNRKGIFTRERDPKMAAYVMKERWQGKRE; via the coding sequence ATGAAATCACTATTGTATCCACAAGTCAATTGTTGTCGTAAAAAAGAATCTTTAGATGGTCTTTGGTATTTTTCTTTTGATCCTAAAAAAGAATATGCCTCAGTAATTAAAGGAAAAGAAATTCCAAAAGATACTTGGATGCCTGTTCCAGGAAGTTTTTCTGATGTTTTTATGACCGCAGAAGAAAAAAATTATGTAGGAGATTTTTGGTATGAGCGAGAATTTGTTGTTCATGATTTTTCAAAAGAAGAAAGTGTTTTCTTACGTTTTGATAGCGCAACCCATCGCGCAAAAATCTATTTAGATGGTGAATGCATTGGTGAACACGAAGGTGGTTTTTTACCTTTTGAACTCGATATCACAGACCGAGTACAACCAGGTCATACTTATCGTTTGAGTGTTCAATTGAATAATGAATTACACGGAGATACTTTACCTGCAGGAATGACGATTGAGCATGAAGATGGAAGAAAAGAGGTAAAACCTTTCTTTGACTTTTTTAATTATTCTGGATTACAGCGCTCTGTTTCTTTGTTATATATGCCAAAAGAAAGAATTATCGATTTTTCAACTTCAACCGAATTGAGAGATGGAATAGCAATATTACATTATGAAATGATAATGAATACTACGAATGAATCTCTTTCTTTCCAAGCACAATTATATGACAAAAAAGGGAAAAATGTAGGTTCTTGTCCGCAAAAAGAAGGAACGATTGAAGTTCAATCCCCTCATCTTTGGGAAGTAGGTCAAGGATATCTATATACTTTAGTTTTAGAAGTGAAAAAAGAAGAAACTCTGATAGATACCTATGCTCAAAAAATTGGATTGAGAACTTTTGAAATAAAGGGAGATACTTTTTATTTGAATCAACATTCAATTTATTTGCAAGGATTTGGAAAACATGAAGATTTTTATTTAACAGGACGTAGCTATCAACCTTTAGTTTGGAAAAAGGATTTTGAAGCGATGAAATGGATGGGAGCAAACTGTTTTCGAACTTCTCATTATCCTTATGCCGAAGAAGTATATCAGATGGCAGATGAAGAGGGAATCTTAATTATTGATGAAGTCCCTGCAGTAGGATTTACAGGAGCAACGATGAATGTTCTTGGTGGACATCAAACGACTTCATTTTTTGCAGGAAAACCTAAACTTAAAGAACGTCATAAAGAAGCAATTGCAGATATGATTCAAAGAGATAAAAATCATCCCTCTGTTATTGCTTGGAGTTTAATGAATGAGCCAGAATCGACGACAAAAGAAGCAAAAGAATATTTCACAGATCTCTTTTCTTTTGCAAGAACGAAAGATCCTGAACATCGTCCTTGCACTTTTACAATGATTATGACTGAATCTTATCAAAATAGTCAATGTTATGATTTATGCGATTTTATTTCTTTAAATCGTTACTATGGTTGGTACATTGATAGTGGAGATTTGAAAAAAGGAATGGAGGACTTAAAGGCGGAATTAAAAGGATGGGAACAAGCATATCCTCATCATCCAATTATTTTTACTGAATTTGGTGCAGATACTTTACAAGGGAATAGTGACGTTACAGGCGGAATGTGGTCTGAACAATATCAAATCCAATTATTAAAAGCTTATACCGAAGTATTTGATAAGACTCCTTTTGTACAAGGAGAATTACTATGGAATTTTGCAGATTTTGCGACTGATCCAAGTATTTTACGAGCAAAAGGAAATCGAAAAGGGATTTTTACAAGAGAAAGAGATCCGAAAATGGCTGCTTATGTAATGAAAGAGCGTTGGCAAGGAAAAAGAGAATAA